The Streptomyces sp. NBC_00483 genome contains the following window.
TTCTAGGCCCGCGGTACAGCCCTTACGGATGACGGATCCTGGACCAGAACTCGTCCAGGATCCGCTCCAGGAACTGCCGCCCCGCGTCCCCCGACCCGGAGGACATGCCACCGCCCCAGCTCAGCGTGGCGGCCATCAGCGCCTGGTACTCCAGGTGCATCTCGTGCAGTACGTCCTCCAGCTCGCGGCGCTGCACCGGCACGAGCCGGGAGATCGGCCGCACCGAGCCCTGCCAGCGCGTCCGCGCCGCGTCCCGCAGCAGCTCCGCGAGGTGCGCGTCCCGCCCGGTCACGGTCGCGAGCGCGCGCGGGGTGAGCCGCAGCGTCTCGGCGAGCGCCGTCGACTGCCGGTCGTTGCCCTGCCAGTCGCCGGTCTCCTCCATCCGCAGATACGAGTGGATCTCCAGGCCCACGGAGCGGGCCACGTCCTCGGGGGCGAGCCCCAGCGCGAGCCGGTACTCGCGCAAGGTCCGCGGAACACCGATGAGTTCGCTCGGTGAGCACCACAACGCCCCGGCGAGCGCGGTGAGTTCACCGGACGTCGGGGCGCCTTCGCCGCGTTCCCAGGCGATGACGATCTCCGGCGTGATGTGGGCGATCCCGAACGAGGCGCGCATGCCGTACGCGACGTGCCCCGGCGCCATCCCGAGCGCTTCTCGCAGGCGCCGGGCGGCGGGGGCGTTGAACGGTGGTGTCGGCTGGTTGGGCGTGGCGTGGGGCTGCACGGCCACAAAGTAGGGGGTCACGGGGCGTTTGGCTACGGTCTGTGCGTCCTGCGTGACAACTTGGTACCTGTTGACGGAACTTGTGGCCCACCCGCCTCATGCACATGAACGAGACGGATCACCCCTTCACCGCGCCGCCCAGCGCGAAACCGCCGCCGAAGCGCCGCGACACCAGGACGTACAGCAGCACCACGGGCGTCGAGTAGATGATGGAGAACGCGGCGAGCTGCCCGTACACGACGGTGCCCCGGTTGCCGAAGAAGTCGTTGATGCTGACCGAGGCCGGCATCTGGTCGGGGGAGAGCAGCAGCATGAACGGGACGAAGAAGTTCCCCCACATCATCGCGAACGAGTAGACGGTGACGACGGCGACGCCGGGCCCCATCAGCGGCAGCACGATCCGCACAAGACCCTGGAAGGTGTTCGCGCCGTCCGTCCAGGCCGCCTCCTCCAGCTCCT
Protein-coding sequences here:
- a CDS encoding helix-turn-helix domain-containing protein, with product MTPYFVAVQPHATPNQPTPPFNAPAARRLREALGMAPGHVAYGMRASFGIAHITPEIVIAWERGEGAPTSGELTALAGALWCSPSELIGVPRTLREYRLALGLAPEDVARSVGLEIHSYLRMEETGDWQGNDRQSTALAETLRLTPRALATVTGRDAHLAELLRDAARTRWQGSVRPISRLVPVQRRELEDVLHEMHLEYQALMAATLSWGGGMSSGSGDAGRQFLERILDEFWSRIRHP